GTGGCGCCGCCGATGTGGTGGACGCGGGAGGTCAGGGCGGGCCCGGCAGAAGCCGGTACGTCGGCCCGTACGTCCTGATCACCGGACTGGACGACTCGCACAGCAGGATCCCCGTCCCCGAGCGCCGCTACGTCGCCCGCTCCGCCGACGGGGAACACACCGTCCTGCTCTCTCTCCCGGGGACCGGCGGCGACCCCCAGCGCTTCCTCGCCGAGGCCGAGGCCTCCCGATACCTGCTGGGCCCCTCCGCCGCTCCGGCAACGGCCTTCTCCGGACCGGGCGAGCCCGCCTGGTACGCCCGGCCGTACCAGCCCGCTCTGCCCCTGCCGACCGTCCTCGCCGTGCACGGCGGCCCGCTCCCCGAGCGGACTGTACGCGCCCTGGGCGTGGCCCTCGCCGAGACCCTGACCGTCGTGCACGGACAGGGCCTGACGTTCGCAGGCGTGTCGCCGGCAGCCGTCCTCTGCGCCGCCGACATGCCACAACTCACGTGCTTCGGCGCGGTGCGCGCGGCGGCACCGGACGGCACGCCCCGCTCGGGGCTGCCGGGGCTGGAGACGGGCAGCCTCCCCCCGGAGCAGGCGTCCGGCGGGCGCCCGCGCCCCCTCGGGGACGTGTACGCCCTGGGGGCGACGCTCGCCTACGCCGCGACCGGTTGCACCACCCCGGAGCGCGACGAGATCCCGGCCGGCATCCGCATGGTCATCGCCCGATGTCTCTCCCGCGATCCGGGCGATCGTCCCCAACTGAACGAATTGATGGACGAGTTGGTCGGTGATCCGGCCCCGGACGAGACCGGTGCCGAGTCCCGCTCGGCCGCCCTGCTCACCCCCGGCTGGCTACCCGGCCGCGTGATCGCCGCCCTCGCCCACCAGGCGGCGGCCGTCCTCGCGGCGGAGCTACCCGCCGTGTCCGCACCCGCCGCCCATCCCTCCCACAGCCGGAACTGACGACGGCCCCATGCCTTCTCCCCTCACACACGACGATCCACAGGCGTTCGGTCCCTACCGCCCCATCGCCCGCCTCGGCAGCGGCGGCATGGGCACCGTCTACCTCGCCCGCACGGCAGGCGGCCGTACCGTCGCGTTGAAGACGATGCACGCCGGCATCGCCTCCGACCCTGCCTCCCGCACCCGGTTCCGGCTGGAGACCGACGCGGCCCGGGTCGTGGGCGAGCGGTTCGGTGCCGGGGTCGTGGACGCGGACCCGCGGGCGGAGACGCCCTGGCTGGCCACCGAATACGTGATCGGGCCACCCCTCGACGAAGCCGTCCAGCTGTGCGGCCCGTTGCCCGAGGCCTCGGTACGGGCGCTGGGCGCCGCGCTGTGCGGGGCCCTGGGCCAGTTGCACGGCTCCGACGTCGTCCATCGCGACCTCAAGCCGTCCAACATCATGGTCACCGCCTACGGGCCGAAGGTCATCGACTTCGGCATCGCCCGCGCGGCCGGTGACGAGCACCTCACGCGCGTCGGAGCCGCGGTCGGCACCCCCGCGTTCATGTCGCCGGAGCAGGCGAGCGGGCAGGACCACACCTCGGCGGGCGACGTCTTCGCGCTCGCCGGCGTTCTCGTCTTCGCCGCCACCGGGCACCCGCCTTTCGGTCACGGGCAGGCCGCGGACCTGCTGTACCGGGTGCAGTACGCCGAGCCCGACCTGAGCGGGGTCCCGGCCGGCCTGGTGCCCGCACTCGGCCAATGCCTGGACAAGAATCCCTTCCGGCGGCCGACGACCGGTTGGCTCGCCTCCCATCTTCACGACGGCAGCGGGGAGTTCGCCGACCATCTGCCGGACGGCCTCCTGGCCGACATCGGGAGACGGGCCACCGAGGTCTGGCACATCACCCCGCAGCGGCTGCCGGCCCCGGCCGGCGAGCCCGGGACCGCCTCGACAGCGGTGCCGACGCGGTGGTCCCGTCGGCGGTTGCTGTCGACCGGTGGTGGCGCTGCCGTGGCCGTCGCGGCCGCGACGGCGGGCACGTTGACCTGGGGCGGGTGGCCCGGCGGTGGAGAGCCACAGCCGACACCGGGGCCCAGTAACAGCCTGCTGCCGGAGAAGCAGTTGGACTCCCTCTGGCAGATCCAGGTCACCGACCCCGACAACCCCTATTTCACGGACGACATGGCGTCGCTTCCCTCGCAACCGCGCGTCGTCGGCGACCTCGTGGTGCTGATGGCGGGGATGAACCTGAACGGCGTCGTCGCAGGCACGGGAAAGATCGTCTGGAAGTCGGACGACGTGGAGTGGACCTGGCAGACCACGGCCGACGCGAAGAGCATCCTCCTGGTGACGTCGGGGGACGACCACTCCTCGGGGCTTCACACCTCCAAGGCGAAGCCACTGGCCCTGAGCTGGATCGATCCCGTCACCGGCGCGGCGAGTGATCCCTTCGTCCAGTTCACCGACCTCGACTACCTGCCGCTGGACCAGGCCCTGTGCATCGCGGACGGAGTGCTCTACGTGGTCGCGGGGCGAGGCGAGTACTCCCTCAGCTTTCTCGCCTCCCAGTCCTGGTACGTGGCCGCCGTCGACGTCAGCACGGGCAGACGGCTGTGGACGGCACCGCTGTCTCCGCGCCGCCAGGATCCCCCCAGGTTGTACGTCCTCGCCGCCGGAGTCGTGGGCGGTCGTCTCGTGACGATGCAGGAAGCGACCGACGGCAGTGTGCACGCGGTCGCACGCGACACCCGTACGGGCACCGTCCTGTGGGACCGCGAGCTGGACGGTGTCGACCCGGACAGCGTCAGGCGGCCCGTGGTCACCGACGCGCAGCACCTGTACGTGGGCGCCGGCCGGCTCAGGGCGCTACGGCTCGGCGACGGCGGCGTGGCCTGGGACTCCGGCTCCGAGCGCCCGGGACGTACCCACGGCCTGCCCGCGCTCTCGAACGGCACCGTGTACGCCGTCGAGCAGGGCCTCGGGCTCGTCGCGTTCGATGCGGCGAGCGGGCGCGTCAAGTGGCGGGAGAGGGGCGGCGGAAAGGCGACGAAGGCGGACCTCGGGGCCGCGCCCGTGGTCGGCTCCGCCTACGTGTACAGCAAGCGGGGGACGCGGCTGTGGGCCACCGGTCTGTCCTCCCACGCCCCGGCCCACTCCTACCGGACCACCGGTGACCAGTTCCTGATCCATGAGAAGGCGGGCGAGATCATCGCACTGGGCGGCCACTTCCTCGCGGCCTTCCCGCTGCGGTGAGCTGTCCGGTACCGAGAACAGAAGGCGACGCGCGATGAGACCCCTGGGGACCGGCGACCCTGTCCGCCTCGGCCCGTACCGGCTGCTCGGCGTGCTGGGTGAGGGCGGCATGGGCAAGGTGTACGTGGGACAGGACCACGCGCGCACCGTCGCCGCCGTCAAGGTGCTCCGACCCGAACTCACCCATGACGCCGGTCTCGCCCAGCGGTTCGTGCGCGAGGCGCTGGCGGCCCAGGGTGTGCGAAGTCCGGGGGTGGCCGCCGTGCTGGGCGCGCAGACCGAGGGCGGGCGCCCGTGGATCGCCACCGAGTTCCTCGCCGGACCGACCCTCGACCAGATCGTGGACCGGCACGGACCGCTGGACGATGCGAAACTGCGCGCCCTGGCCGTGTCCCTCGCCCGCACGATCCGCGACATCCACGCCGCCGGCTTCATCCACCGCGATCTCAAGCCGCCGAACATCGTGCTCACTTCCACCGGCCCCCGGGTCATCGACTTCGGCATCGCCCGCCCGGAGCACGGTCTCACCCTCACGACCACCGGCCAGATCCCGGTCACTCCGGGATACGGTGCCCCCGAGCAGGTGCTCGGCCGGCGCGTCACCCCGGCCGCCGACGTCTTCTCCCTCGGCGCCGTCCTCGTGTACGCGGCCACCGGCCGACGGGCGTTCGAGGGTACGCACATGGCCGCCGTGCAGTACGAGGTCGTCCACGGCGAACCCCGCTGGCACGGCCTCGCCCCCGAGCCGCACGCCCTGATCGCCCCGTGCCTGGCCAAGGAGGCGGCGGCGCGGCCCACGCCCGAGCAGATCGCCGGCGCCTTTGACCCGCCCAGGAGACCCCGCGCGGAGTGGAAGCGTGGCCCTGTGGGCGATGCGATCAGGGAGCGGGAGCGTCAGATACGGGACCTGACCGCGCCGCTGCTGACGACGCGGGCGGGATCGGCGCCGAGCCGGCGCCGACTGCTCACCGGGTTCGCGGCGGGTGGCGCGCTGCTGGCGGCGACCGGGGGTACGGGGTGGTGGCTGCTCCGGGACGGTGGCCCGAGCCGGACGGACCTGTTCACGGTCCCGCCCGCGGTGAGGACACCGTCGGCACGTCTGCTGTCCGCCGACGCCGGCGACTACATCGTCGGTGACCCGGTCAAACCGCTCTGGCAACGCAAGGCGGCTGTCGCGACCGACGCCCCGGCCCCGCTTCCGGTGCGGGACGTCGTCGTCGCCGCCGCTCCGGGCGGTGGCATCGCGGCGTTCAACGTCGTCGACGGCAGACGTCGCTGGCAGACCTCGACCGTGGAGAGCAGGACCCGCTGCCTCTCCCTCTCCGACCGTCTGCTCGTGGCCGCTGACGCGGAGGGGACGCTGCGCACCTTCGTCCCGTCCACGGGCGAGGCCAAGTGGACGGCACGGGCGGACGCCGCGGTGCTGCTGGCCGCCGACGAGGAGGCCGTGTACGTCGTGACCAAGGACCACCGGCTGCGCTCGGTGGGTCGCTCGGACGCGAGAATCCGCTGGACCGTGCCGGTACCGGCCCCGTTCCGGACGCATGTGCTCCCTCGAGGGGCGGCCGACGGCGGAACCCTGGTCGTCTCGACGACGCATGGGCACGCCCTTGCCCTCAGCACGAGGACCGGCCGCTCCCTGTGGACGCTGTACAACCAGGCGAGGAAGAAACAGCTCGTCCCGGTGGCACGTGACGGCGTCGTGTACCTGAACGGCAAGTCGCTCTCCGCGCGCAGGATCTCGGACGGTAAGGAGCTCTGGCAGGCGACGAACGCATACGCGACCCCGCCGGAATGGGGTCCCGCCGAGGTGCACGGTGACTTCGTGTATTCGATCGTCGGCGACATGCTCACCCGGTGCCACATCCGCACGGGCGACGATCAGGGGTGGTCGTCGTCGGAGCCCGCGGAAGGGCAGGTCGTGGTCCAGGGAAGTGGCGCGTGGGTGGTCCACCAGGAGTACGACGCCACAACAGTACGCACCGTGAGCCTCAACGACGGCTCGGCGATCTGGCACTACGACGTCTACCAGTTCCTGGGCCAGACGTTCCCCGTCCACCTCGCGGCCGACGGCAACCGGGCCTTCGCCACGACCACCGGCAGTCTGATCGCGTTCCCGGTCTTCTGACGGCACGGAAGACCTGCGCGCCGCTCAGTGCGCCTTGTATCGGGGCAGTTCCGCGGAGGGCGGTGCGGGCGTGACTTCATAGAAGTCGGCACAGGCCTTCCGGTCGAAACCGGAAGGCGTACCTCAGTACTCCACATCCACCAGCCCGGTCTGGACCAGCGGCCTTCCCCGCTTGCGGGAGACGAAGACACCGCGCCCCGCGGGCATCGGCCGGGGCCGGACCCCGTTGAGGACGTCGCCCTCCGCCGGGTCGCCGGCGAGTACGAGTCCCTGGGCGCCGAGTTCCTTCATGCGCTGCATGAACGGCTCGTAGGAGGCCCGGCCCGCGCCCGCGGAGGAGCGGGCGATGACGAAACGGACGCCGACGTCGCGGGCGAACGGAAGCAGTTCCGTCAGGCCGCTGAGCGGATTGCCGCTGGACGTCGAGACGAGGTCGTAGTCGTCGATGACCACGAACACCTGCGGGCCCCGCCACCAGCTCCGGTCCCGCAGCTGCTGCGCGGTGACGTCGGCCGTCGGCGTACGGCGCTGCATCAGATCGGCCAGCGCCGTCATGTGGTGGTCCATCTGGCTCGACATCGGGATGTACTCGGCCAGGTGCGAGGACGGGGTGACGTCCAGCAGCGAGCGCCGGTTGTCGACCACGAAGAACTTGGCCTCGTCGCCGCCGTAGCGCAGCGTCAGCTGCTTGATGAGCAGCCGCAGCAGGTTGGACTTGCCCGACTCGCTCTCGCCGAAGACGAGCAGGAACGGGTCCTGCTCGAAGTCGAGGAACACCGGCTCCAGGTTGTCCTCGTCGAGCGCGAAGGCGACGCCACGCTTCGGGAAGCGGTCACCCGGCGGAAGCTGGACGGCCTCCAGCCGGCGGGGCAGCAGCCGCACCTTCGGCGCGCCCGGAGCCTGCCAGTGCCGGCCGACCTCGGTGGTGAGCGCCGCCGTGGCCTCGGCGAGGTCCGTGTCGGAGGTCAGGCCGTCGATCCGCGGCACCGCCGCCATGAAGTGCAGCTTCTGCGGGGACAGACCACGGCCGGGGACGCCCGCGGGGACGTTCGCCGCCACCTTGCGGTCGATCTCGGAGTCCATGACGTCGCCGAGCCGCAGCTCCAGGCGGTTCATGAGGTGGTCCTTCAGGTTCGCCCGCACCTCCATCGAGCGGGACGCCGTGATGACCACGTGGATGCCGTAGCCCAGGCCCCGGGCGGCGATGTCCAGGACGGCGGGCTCCAACGCCTCGTAGTCCGTACGGAAGTTGCCCCAGCCGTCGATGACGAGGAAGACGTCGCCCCAGGGCTGGTCGGTGACGGAGATGTCGCCGCGCGCCCGGCGGGCCCGGAACTCGGCGACGGACGGGATGCCGGCCGAGCGGAAGTACTCCTCGCGGCGCGTCATGACGCCGTAGACCTCGGAGACCGTACGGCGCACCCGCTCGGGGTCCAGGCGCGAGGCCACGCCGCCCACGTGCGGCAGGTCCTCCACCGACGCCATACCGCCGCCACCGAAGTCGAGTCCGTAGAACTGCACCTCGTGCGGCGTGTGCGTGAGCGCGAACGAGCAGATGAGGGACCGCACGAAGGTCGACTTGCCGGACTGCGGGCCACCGATGATCTGCATGTGGCCCGCGGCGCCGGAGAAGTCCAGGAGCAGACGGTCACGGCGCTGCTCGTACGGCTTGTCGACAAGGCCGACCGGCACCACCAGGCGGCCGGCGCCCTCGTAGCCGGGCTGGGTCAGGCCACGGTCCGGCACCGCGGCGAGGCCGGGCAGCAGACCGTCGAGTGCGGGAGGGCTCTCCAGCGGCGGCAGCCACACCTGGTGGGCCGCCGGGCCCTGGGCCTCCAGCCGGCGCACGATCACGTCGAGGACCGTGTCGGCCAGCGCGTCGTCCACGGCGGGCGCGGACTCGGTGCGCTGCTGCGGCACGGCCGTGTACCGCACCGGTACCTCCGCGGCCGTGAACAGCACCGGGCGCCGGTCCACCGGCAGCGGCCCGCCCGGGTGCGCCGCCTGCCGGGAACCGGAGCGGTAGGCCCCGGAGACGTAGGCCGCCTTGAACCGGACCATCTCGTCCGTGCCGAACTTCAGGAAGCCGGAACCGGGGATGTTGGGGAGCTCGTACGCGTCGGGGACGCCCAGCGCGGCGCGGGACTCCGCGGCGGAGAACGTGCGCAGACCGATCCGGTACGACAGATACGTCTCCAGACCGCGCAGCCGGCCCTCCTCCAGGCGCTGCGAGGCGAGCAGCAGGTGCACGCCCAGCGACCGGCCGATACGGCCGATCTGCACGAACATCTCGATGAAGTCCGGCTTGGCGGTGAGCAGTTCGCTGAACTCGTCGATGACCAGGACCAGGGACGGGATCGGCTGCAGCGGCGCGCCGGCCGCGCGGGCCTTCTCGTAGTCGTGGATGTTCGCGTAGTTGCCCGCGTCGCGGAGCATCTCCTGGCGGCGGTTGAGCTCACCGCGGATCGAGTCACCCATCCGGTCGACCAGGGTCAGGTCGTCGGCCAGGTTGGTGATCACGGCGGCGACGTGCGGCATCTGCGCCATGCCGGCGAAGGTGGCGCCGCCCTTGAAGTCCGCGAGGACGAAGTTCAGGGTCTCCGAGGAGTGCGTGACGGCGAGGCCCAGCACCAGGGTGCGCAGCAGCTCCGACTTGCCGGAGCCGGTCGCGCCGACGCACAGGCCGTGCGGGCCCATGCCCTCCTGGGCGGCCTCCTTGAGGTCGAGCATGACCGGGCGGCCGTCCTCACCGAGGCCGATGGGCACACGCAGGCGCTCGGCGAGGGCACGGGGCCGCCAGGTCCGCTTGGTGTCGACGGAGGCGGCGTCCCCGAGACCCAGCAGATCGGTGAACTCCAGGTTGGCGAGGAGCGGTTCGTCGTCGTCGCCGCCGGACGCCATGCGCAGCGGCGCCAGTTGCCGGGCCAGCGCCTCGGCCGACTCGTACGACATGACGTCGGGAACGCCCTCGTAGACCATCCCGTGCCCGGACTCCAGGCTGAGCGAACCCGGCTGCACGACGACGGACAGGTCGCCGCCCGCGCCGCCGAGTTCGCCCGGCACCACCTCGACCACGGTGACGCCCTGCAGGCCCTCGGGGTTGGCGAGCACGGAGTCGGGCAGCAGCGAGAGGTCGTCGAGGACCAGCACGATGTGCGGCTCGTCCAGCAGCGGCGCGGCACCGGGGTGGAAGCGCGGGCGGCCGGTCAGCCGGGCGGCCAGCAGGTCCTCGAGGTCGCGGGGGTCGGTGCCGATCAGCCGGCGGGTGCCCGCGCCGTCCAGTTCACCGGGCGCCTGCACGTGCGGCAGCCACTTCACCCAGTCCCAGTGCGGCAGCGCCTCCCGCCCGGCGGCGACCGCGATGATCAGGTCCTCGGGGGAGTGCAACGAGGCGAGCGAGCCCACCAGGGCCCGGGCCGACGCCCGTACCGAGCGCGCCTCACCGCTGACGGTGACGTGGTAGAAGGCGCGCAGCGAGACGGCCATCGGCAG
Above is a genomic segment from Streptomyces collinus Tu 365 containing:
- a CDS encoding serine/threonine protein kinase, which codes for MHATGGAADVVDAGGQGGPGRSRYVGPYVLITGLDDSHSRIPVPERRYVARSADGEHTVLLSLPGTGGDPQRFLAEAEASRYLLGPSAAPATAFSGPGEPAWYARPYQPALPLPTVLAVHGGPLPERTVRALGVALAETLTVVHGQGLTFAGVSPAAVLCAADMPQLTCFGAVRAAAPDGTPRSGLPGLETGSLPPEQASGGRPRPLGDVYALGATLAYAATGCTTPERDEIPAGIRMVIARCLSRDPGDRPQLNELMDELVGDPAPDETGAESRSAALLTPGWLPGRVIAALAHQAAAVLAAELPAVSAPAAHPSHSRN
- a CDS encoding protein kinase domain-containing protein: MRPLGTGDPVRLGPYRLLGVLGEGGMGKVYVGQDHARTVAAVKVLRPELTHDAGLAQRFVREALAAQGVRSPGVAAVLGAQTEGGRPWIATEFLAGPTLDQIVDRHGPLDDAKLRALAVSLARTIRDIHAAGFIHRDLKPPNIVLTSTGPRVIDFGIARPEHGLTLTTTGQIPVTPGYGAPEQVLGRRVTPAADVFSLGAVLVYAATGRRAFEGTHMAAVQYEVVHGEPRWHGLAPEPHALIAPCLAKEAAARPTPEQIAGAFDPPRRPRAEWKRGPVGDAIRERERQIRDLTAPLLTTRAGSAPSRRRLLTGFAAGGALLAATGGTGWWLLRDGGPSRTDLFTVPPAVRTPSARLLSADAGDYIVGDPVKPLWQRKAAVATDAPAPLPVRDVVVAAAPGGGIAAFNVVDGRRRWQTSTVESRTRCLSLSDRLLVAADAEGTLRTFVPSTGEAKWTARADAAVLLAADEEAVYVVTKDHRLRSVGRSDARIRWTVPVPAPFRTHVLPRGAADGGTLVVSTTHGHALALSTRTGRSLWTLYNQARKKQLVPVARDGVVYLNGKSLSARRISDGKELWQATNAYATPPEWGPAEVHGDFVYSIVGDMLTRCHIRTGDDQGWSSSEPAEGQVVVQGSGAWVVHQEYDATTVRTVSLNDGSAIWHYDVYQFLGQTFPVHLAADGNRAFATTTGSLIAFPVF
- the eccCa gene encoding type VII secretion protein EccCa, with amino-acid sequence MSQIVVKRPPRALPSEVPTGEVAVQPPPELPRGHQESVLMQLLPTLGMGGSVVFFFTNGQPFMKIMGMIMIASTVAMSIAMVVRFRRGSQGQLADMRRDYLSYLAQTRKSAVETGRTQRDAQYYLHPSPEQLWALVAEGSRVWERRPGDEDFAHVRIGLGPQPLATPLVPPETGPVEQLEPLTAGAMQRFLATHSTLGDLPMAVSLRAFYHVTVSGEARSVRASARALVGSLASLHSPEDLIIAVAAGREALPHWDWVKWLPHVQAPGELDGAGTRRLIGTDPRDLEDLLAARLTGRPRFHPGAAPLLDEPHIVLVLDDLSLLPDSVLANPEGLQGVTVVEVVPGELGGAGGDLSVVVQPGSLSLESGHGMVYEGVPDVMSYESAEALARQLAPLRMASGGDDDEPLLANLEFTDLLGLGDAASVDTKRTWRPRALAERLRVPIGLGEDGRPVMLDLKEAAQEGMGPHGLCVGATGSGKSELLRTLVLGLAVTHSSETLNFVLADFKGGATFAGMAQMPHVAAVITNLADDLTLVDRMGDSIRGELNRRQEMLRDAGNYANIHDYEKARAAGAPLQPIPSLVLVIDEFSELLTAKPDFIEMFVQIGRIGRSLGVHLLLASQRLEEGRLRGLETYLSYRIGLRTFSAAESRAALGVPDAYELPNIPGSGFLKFGTDEMVRFKAAYVSGAYRSGSRQAAHPGGPLPVDRRPVLFTAAEVPVRYTAVPQQRTESAPAVDDALADTVLDVIVRRLEAQGPAAHQVWLPPLESPPALDGLLPGLAAVPDRGLTQPGYEGAGRLVVPVGLVDKPYEQRRDRLLLDFSGAAGHMQIIGGPQSGKSTFVRSLICSFALTHTPHEVQFYGLDFGGGGMASVEDLPHVGGVASRLDPERVRRTVSEVYGVMTRREEYFRSAGIPSVAEFRARRARGDISVTDQPWGDVFLVIDGWGNFRTDYEALEPAVLDIAARGLGYGIHVVITASRSMEVRANLKDHLMNRLELRLGDVMDSEIDRKVAANVPAGVPGRGLSPQKLHFMAAVPRIDGLTSDTDLAEATAALTTEVGRHWQAPGAPKVRLLPRRLEAVQLPPGDRFPKRGVAFALDEDNLEPVFLDFEQDPFLLVFGESESGKSNLLRLLIKQLTLRYGGDEAKFFVVDNRRSLLDVTPSSHLAEYIPMSSQMDHHMTALADLMQRRTPTADVTAQQLRDRSWWRGPQVFVVIDDYDLVSTSSGNPLSGLTELLPFARDVGVRFVIARSSAGAGRASYEPFMQRMKELGAQGLVLAGDPAEGDVLNGVRPRPMPAGRGVFVSRKRGRPLVQTGLVDVEY
- a CDS encoding protein kinase domain-containing protein, producing the protein MPSPLTHDDPQAFGPYRPIARLGSGGMGTVYLARTAGGRTVALKTMHAGIASDPASRTRFRLETDAARVVGERFGAGVVDADPRAETPWLATEYVIGPPLDEAVQLCGPLPEASVRALGAALCGALGQLHGSDVVHRDLKPSNIMVTAYGPKVIDFGIARAAGDEHLTRVGAAVGTPAFMSPEQASGQDHTSAGDVFALAGVLVFAATGHPPFGHGQAADLLYRVQYAEPDLSGVPAGLVPALGQCLDKNPFRRPTTGWLASHLHDGSGEFADHLPDGLLADIGRRATEVWHITPQRLPAPAGEPGTASTAVPTRWSRRRLLSTGGGAAVAVAAATAGTLTWGGWPGGGEPQPTPGPSNSLLPEKQLDSLWQIQVTDPDNPYFTDDMASLPSQPRVVGDLVVLMAGMNLNGVVAGTGKIVWKSDDVEWTWQTTADAKSILLVTSGDDHSSGLHTSKAKPLALSWIDPVTGAASDPFVQFTDLDYLPLDQALCIADGVLYVVAGRGEYSLSFLASQSWYVAAVDVSTGRRLWTAPLSPRRQDPPRLYVLAAGVVGGRLVTMQEATDGSVHAVARDTRTGTVLWDRELDGVDPDSVRRPVVTDAQHLYVGAGRLRALRLGDGGVAWDSGSERPGRTHGLPALSNGTVYAVEQGLGLVAFDAASGRVKWRERGGGKATKADLGAAPVVGSAYVYSKRGTRLWATGLSSHAPAHSYRTTGDQFLIHEKAGEIIALGGHFLAAFPLR